A DNA window from Allokutzneria albata contains the following coding sequences:
- a CDS encoding MFS transporter, whose protein sequence is MVLTAGRERIGSLLTVLCGAIFLEGVDIAMINVALPSIRADLGLSTGTLQWVMSAYVLGYGGFMLLGGRAADLLGRRRMFLLWLTVFVLFSGLGAIADDGGTLIIARFVTGVAAAFMTPAGLSIITSTVPEGPVRDRALMIYAGTAAAGFSLGLVIGGVLSAIDWRWVFLAPVLFALCLLAAAVRLIPRQPRVARSARDVDVVGAVTITAALVVLVLAVERAPHTSFVSTAAAAVVAIALLTFFVLWERRAAQPLVRLGILRSTRLVHANLTTLLLAAAFFGFQFLAVLYLQEVRGWSTLATSFAMLAIGADAVLAPTLTPRLVARFGHRRVIVAGMLLAVLAYALFLPVGPDWGYAAMFPTMILLGVSFALAYGPLTITATTGVEESEHGLASGLLYTSFQFGAALGLSAVTGALAGGFHVALVVPLISALIAAATALRS, encoded by the coding sequence GTGGTGTTGACGGCTGGGCGGGAACGGATCGGCTCGCTGCTGACCGTGCTGTGCGGGGCGATCTTCCTGGAGGGCGTGGACATCGCGATGATCAATGTCGCGCTGCCGTCGATCCGGGCCGATCTGGGGTTGTCCACGGGCACGCTGCAGTGGGTGATGAGCGCCTACGTGCTGGGCTACGGCGGTTTCATGCTGCTCGGCGGCCGGGCGGCGGACCTGCTGGGCAGGCGGCGGATGTTCCTGCTGTGGCTCACCGTGTTCGTGCTGTTCTCCGGCCTCGGCGCGATCGCGGACGACGGCGGGACGCTGATCATCGCGCGTTTCGTCACCGGGGTCGCGGCCGCGTTCATGACCCCGGCCGGGCTGTCGATCATCACCAGCACGGTGCCGGAGGGGCCGGTGCGGGACCGGGCGCTGATGATCTACGCGGGCACCGCGGCCGCCGGCTTCTCGCTCGGCCTGGTCATCGGCGGAGTGCTGTCGGCGATCGACTGGCGGTGGGTGTTCCTCGCGCCCGTGCTGTTCGCGCTCTGCCTGCTCGCCGCCGCGGTGCGGTTGATCCCCCGGCAGCCGCGTGTCGCGCGCTCCGCCCGCGATGTCGACGTCGTCGGCGCGGTCACCATCACGGCGGCCTTGGTGGTGCTCGTGCTGGCCGTCGAGCGCGCCCCGCACACCTCGTTCGTGTCGACCGCGGCCGCGGCGGTGGTGGCGATCGCGCTGCTGACGTTCTTCGTGCTGTGGGAGCGCCGGGCCGCGCAACCCTTGGTACGCCTGGGAATTCTGCGCTCGACGCGGTTGGTGCACGCGAACCTGACGACGCTGTTGCTCGCCGCGGCGTTCTTCGGTTTCCAGTTCTTGGCCGTGCTGTACCTCCAAGAGGTGCGCGGCTGGTCGACGCTCGCGACGAGCTTCGCGATGCTGGCCATCGGTGCGGACGCCGTGCTCGCCCCGACGCTCACGCCGCGGTTGGTCGCCCGGTTCGGCCACCGTCGGGTGATCGTCGCCGGGATGCTGCTCGCGGTGCTGGCCTACGCGCTGTTCCTGCCGGTCGGCCCGGACTGGGGCTACGCGGCGATGTTCCCCACGATGATCCTGCTCGGAGTGTCGTTCGCCCTGGCCTACGGCCCGCTGACGATCACCGCGACGACCGGGGTCGAGGAGTCGGAGCACGGCCTGGCCAGCGGCCTGCTGTACACCTCGTTCCAGTTCGGCGCCGCCCTCGGCCTGTCCGCGGTGACCGGCGCGCTCGCCGGTGGTTTCCACGTCGCGCTGGTGGTGCCGTTGATCAGCGCGCTGATCGCCGCGGCGACCGCACTACGCTCGTGA
- a CDS encoding carboxylesterase/lipase family protein — MVTVRQGALRGVELDDHVVWRGIPYASPPVGDLRWRAPRPAPGWEGVRDASEFGPQAPQPANAPGSSKHPAGEDCLYLNVCAPKTGEAMPVLVWLHGGGYRTGSSRQMGEGAAFARAGIVVVTINYRLGALGFAQLDGEPDSGVCGLLDQIAALRWVRENIAAFGGDPDKITIYGVSAGAKSVANLMASPAAEGLFARAISSSGGGDHVSAPEVGAAVGRRLLQELGCADAEAARAIPADEVIAAQERIQSGMEALWLWRPTVHPDVLPAVPIELIASGSAAGVPLLVGNNGNEAGLYAAMYGAEEVTAPAAAVIGSILGADGYEALLKAYRNTRGLTSDVAAMVAAMGDERYGIPTQRLADAQSRFATVYRYRVDVAAPGLTRELDGGHGTETAMAWDVPEPLPGMRAPRSPKPERVGLGKEMHRAWVSFIRDGDPGWRAYDSDRRPVLVLGEAGAALEFDPRREERLAWGEATWPSSTWFT, encoded by the coding sequence ATGGTGACTGTGCGGCAGGGCGCGTTGCGCGGGGTGGAACTCGACGATCACGTCGTGTGGCGCGGAATCCCCTACGCGAGCCCGCCGGTCGGCGACCTGCGGTGGCGGGCGCCGCGCCCCGCACCGGGCTGGGAGGGCGTGCGGGACGCCTCCGAGTTCGGACCGCAGGCACCGCAACCGGCCAACGCGCCCGGGTCGAGCAAGCACCCCGCCGGTGAGGACTGCCTCTACCTCAACGTCTGCGCCCCGAAGACGGGTGAGGCCATGCCGGTGCTCGTGTGGCTGCACGGCGGCGGCTATCGGACCGGCAGCTCCCGGCAGATGGGGGAGGGCGCCGCGTTCGCCAGGGCGGGCATCGTGGTCGTCACGATCAACTACCGGCTCGGCGCGCTCGGGTTCGCGCAGCTGGACGGCGAGCCGGACTCGGGCGTGTGCGGGCTGCTCGACCAGATCGCCGCGCTGCGCTGGGTGCGCGAGAACATCGCGGCGTTCGGCGGCGATCCCGACAAGATCACCATCTACGGCGTCTCCGCAGGCGCGAAGAGCGTCGCCAACCTGATGGCCAGCCCGGCGGCCGAGGGGCTGTTCGCGCGCGCCATCTCCAGCAGTGGCGGCGGTGACCACGTCTCGGCGCCGGAGGTCGGCGCCGCGGTCGGGCGTCGCCTGCTCCAGGAGCTGGGCTGCGCCGACGCCGAAGCCGCCCGCGCGATCCCGGCCGACGAGGTGATCGCCGCGCAGGAACGCATCCAGTCCGGGATGGAAGCGCTGTGGCTGTGGCGGCCCACCGTCCACCCCGACGTGCTGCCCGCGGTCCCGATCGAACTGATCGCCTCGGGCAGTGCGGCCGGAGTGCCGTTGCTGGTCGGCAACAACGGCAACGAGGCGGGGCTGTACGCCGCCATGTACGGAGCGGAGGAGGTGACCGCGCCGGCGGCCGCGGTGATCGGCTCGATCCTCGGCGCGGACGGGTACGAGGCACTGCTCAAGGCGTATCGGAACACTCGCGGCCTGACCAGCGACGTCGCCGCGATGGTCGCGGCGATGGGGGATGAGCGGTACGGCATCCCGACGCAGCGCCTCGCCGACGCGCAGTCCCGGTTCGCCACGGTCTACCGCTACCGCGTCGACGTCGCCGCGCCCGGCCTGACCCGTGAGCTCGACGGTGGTCACGGCACGGAGACCGCGATGGCCTGGGATGTCCCGGAGCCGCTGCCCGGGATGCGCGCGCCGCGTTCGCCCAAGCCGGAGCGCGTTGGGCTGGGCAAGGAGATGCACCGGGCGTGGGTGTCGTTCATCCGTGACGGCGACCCGGGCTGGCGGGCCTACGACAGCGACCGGCGCCCGGTGCTGGTCCTGGGCGAGGCCGGGGCCGCGCTGGAGTTCGACCCGCGGCGCGAAGAGCGGCTGGCGTGGGGCGAGGCGACCTGGCCCTCCAGCACCTGGTTTACCTAA
- a CDS encoding helix-turn-helix domain-containing protein — protein MTEEMYSVEQVAERLNLHVRTVRNYVRDGRLKAVRIGKQYRISRSDLEELTGGGVPATPRESARRTRHVEVSSVVQVDAIGQAEANRVSMGITGSLNGRGSGGGMLRVQTIYDEQRASLKIIVIGEPGLTADVLRLIGEFLEGDR, from the coding sequence ATGACGGAAGAAATGTACTCGGTGGAGCAGGTCGCCGAGCGGCTCAACCTGCACGTGCGGACGGTGCGCAACTACGTCCGCGACGGGCGGTTGAAGGCCGTCCGGATCGGCAAGCAGTACCGGATCAGCCGCTCCGACCTGGAGGAACTGACCGGCGGCGGTGTGCCCGCGACGCCGAGGGAGTCGGCGCGGCGGACCCGGCACGTCGAGGTGTCCAGCGTCGTGCAGGTCGACGCGATCGGCCAGGCCGAGGCGAACCGGGTGAGCATGGGCATCACCGGCTCGCTCAACGGTCGCGGCTCCGGCGGCGGGATGCTGCGCGTGCAGACCATCTACGACGAGCAGCGGGCCAGCCTCAAGATCATCGTGATCGGCGAGCCCGGCCTGACCGCCGACGTGCTCAGGCTGATCGGCGAGTTCCTGGAGGGCGACCGATGA
- a CDS encoding alpha/beta fold hydrolase — MMIYRTTGGGEQVEQKYQEVLERWPVPAERVLVPTREGETFVFVFGRAGAPPLVAIHGSGANATNWMANAVEMAEHHRVYAVDVIGEPGLSAPNRPQMGSEAYARWLDDVLTGLGLTSPVALMGMSLGGWFSIDYASRRPERVSRLALLTPAGVGKRPRGLLLKLLAMTLAGERGLRKSVKAALGDDVQPEVVDALVLIFKHFKPRMRIPTFTDDELRRLTMPVSVIVGDRDPMLDTATTAQRFREVLPHASVHVVAAGHDLTAQVPAAIAFTASGT, encoded by the coding sequence ATGATGATCTACCGCACCACCGGTGGTGGCGAGCAGGTCGAGCAGAAGTACCAGGAAGTCCTCGAGCGGTGGCCGGTCCCCGCCGAGCGCGTGCTCGTGCCCACCCGCGAGGGCGAGACCTTCGTGTTCGTCTTCGGCAGGGCCGGCGCGCCGCCGCTGGTGGCCATCCACGGCTCGGGCGCCAACGCCACCAACTGGATGGCCAACGCCGTCGAGATGGCCGAGCACCACCGCGTCTACGCCGTCGACGTGATCGGCGAGCCCGGGCTGAGCGCGCCCAACCGCCCGCAGATGGGCAGCGAGGCGTACGCGCGGTGGCTGGACGACGTGCTCACCGGCCTCGGCCTGACGAGCCCCGTGGCGCTGATGGGCATGTCCCTCGGTGGCTGGTTCTCGATCGACTACGCGTCGCGGCGGCCGGAGCGGGTGTCCCGCCTCGCGCTGCTCACGCCCGCGGGGGTGGGCAAGCGGCCGAGGGGACTGCTGCTCAAGCTGCTCGCGATGACCCTGGCCGGTGAGCGCGGACTGCGGAAGTCGGTGAAGGCGGCACTGGGCGACGACGTCCAGCCGGAGGTCGTCGACGCACTGGTGCTGATCTTCAAGCACTTCAAGCCGCGCATGCGCATCCCCACGTTCACCGACGACGAGCTGCGGCGGCTGACCATGCCGGTGTCGGTGATCGTCGGCGACCGGGACCCGATGCTCGACACGGCCACGACCGCACAGCGGTTCCGGGAGGTCCTCCCGCACGCCTCCGTGCACGTGGTCGCCGCCGGGCACGACCTCACGGCGCAGGTCCCGGCGGCGATCGCCTTCACAGCTTCAGGTACATGA
- a CDS encoding GNAT family N-acetyltransferase: MLIREAVDGDWPSIWPFLHEIVSAGETYSWPRDVDEVTAREMWMPAAKSRTVVAVDPDGTVLGSARMYANHMGPASHIASASFMVDAKHSGRGVGRALGEHVIDWARTAGFRGIQFNAVVETNTRAVALWRSLGFEIIGTVPEGFRSTAHGYVGLHIMYLKL, translated from the coding sequence GTGCTGATCAGAGAAGCAGTTGACGGTGACTGGCCGTCGATCTGGCCGTTCCTGCATGAGATCGTCTCCGCCGGGGAGACCTACAGCTGGCCGAGGGACGTCGACGAGGTCACCGCGCGGGAGATGTGGATGCCCGCCGCGAAGAGCCGCACCGTCGTCGCGGTGGACCCCGACGGCACCGTGCTCGGCTCCGCTCGCATGTACGCCAACCACATGGGGCCCGCCTCGCACATCGCCAGCGCGAGCTTCATGGTCGACGCCAAGCACTCCGGCCGGGGTGTCGGCCGGGCGCTCGGCGAGCACGTCATCGACTGGGCGCGGACCGCGGGCTTCCGGGGCATCCAGTTCAACGCCGTGGTGGAGACCAACACCAGGGCGGTGGCGCTGTGGCGCTCACTCGGCTTCGAGATCATCGGCACCGTGCCGGAGGGCTTCCGGTCCACCGCCCACGGCTACGTCGGGCTGCACATCATGTACCTGAAGCTGTGA
- a CDS encoding class I SAM-dependent methyltransferase yields the protein MHPIANTEQAAVWNGYDGTHWADNHARYDAVNSGFNDAVLDAAAIGARNRVLDVGCGAGQLTRLAARRASAGAAVGIDLSEAMLRRAAELATEPTAHFVRGDAHVHPFADAEFDVVISRFGVMFFADPVAAFGNIGRSLRPGGRLAVLSVRGLGDLESVLGAPMRPMPLSDPDSIREVLSGFVDVDVTAVDAPQVWGRDAIDAADFLCGWGPVRARAAAMRQDIIRALRRFEEPDAVRLRGTAWLTTATKPV from the coding sequence GTGCACCCCATCGCCAACACCGAGCAGGCCGCGGTGTGGAACGGCTACGACGGCACCCACTGGGCGGACAACCACGCCCGCTACGACGCGGTGAACAGCGGTTTCAACGACGCGGTGCTCGACGCGGCGGCCATCGGAGCGCGGAACCGGGTGCTGGACGTCGGTTGCGGTGCCGGGCAGCTCACGCGGCTCGCCGCCCGGCGCGCGTCGGCCGGTGCGGCGGTCGGCATCGATCTGTCCGAGGCGATGCTCCGCCGTGCCGCCGAACTCGCCACCGAGCCCACCGCGCACTTCGTGCGGGGCGACGCCCACGTGCACCCGTTCGCCGACGCGGAGTTCGACGTCGTGATCAGCCGCTTCGGCGTGATGTTCTTCGCCGATCCGGTGGCGGCGTTCGGCAACATCGGCCGCTCACTGCGCCCTGGCGGCAGGCTCGCGGTGCTGAGCGTGCGCGGGCTGGGCGATCTCGAAAGCGTGCTCGGCGCGCCGATGAGGCCGATGCCGCTGTCCGACCCCGACTCGATCCGCGAGGTGCTGAGCGGCTTCGTCGACGTCGACGTGACCGCGGTCGACGCTCCGCAGGTCTGGGGCCGCGACGCGATCGACGCCGCCGACTTCCTCTGCGGGTGGGGGCCGGTGCGGGCCCGCGCGGCCGCGATGCGCCAGGACATCATCCGCGCGTTGCGGCGCTTCGAGGAGCCCGACGCCGTCCGGCTGCGCGGCACGGCCTGGCTGACCACCGCCACGAAGCCCGTCTGA
- a CDS encoding class I SAM-dependent methyltransferase encodes MAVNPDRIFDGLLGRISALVMAGGNRAAEAEAVAELDPRPHDRVLVVGFGPGVGLRLLAERLPEGHIAGIDPSAVMLRAATRRNRRAIAAGRMELHRGKADALPFPDADFDGVITVNTIQFWEPLEASVREVARVLRPGGRLVSHTHDWAITRTTGRDVETWARATAEVCLRAGLGSARHWRARAEKGKSVAFTARKPE; translated from the coding sequence ATGGCTGTGAACCCCGACCGGATCTTCGACGGCCTCCTCGGCCGGATCTCGGCACTCGTCATGGCGGGCGGCAACCGGGCCGCGGAGGCGGAGGCCGTCGCCGAGCTGGACCCACGACCCCACGACCGCGTGCTGGTCGTGGGGTTCGGTCCCGGCGTCGGCCTCCGCCTGCTCGCCGAGCGGCTGCCGGAGGGCCACATCGCCGGGATCGACCCGTCCGCGGTGATGCTGCGCGCGGCGACCAGGCGCAACCGGCGCGCCATCGCCGCCGGCCGGATGGAGCTGCACCGGGGGAAAGCGGACGCCCTGCCCTTCCCCGACGCCGACTTCGACGGAGTGATCACCGTGAACACCATCCAGTTCTGGGAGCCGTTGGAGGCCTCGGTCCGCGAGGTCGCCAGGGTGCTGCGCCCCGGCGGCAGGCTGGTCAGCCACACCCACGACTGGGCGATCACCCGCACCACCGGCCGGGACGTCGAGACCTGGGCGCGCGCCACCGCGGAGGTGTGCCTGCGCGCGGGGCTCGGGTCGGCCCGGCACTGGCGGGCGCGGGCGGAGAAGGGCAAGTCCGTCGCGTTCACCGCGCGCAAACCGGAATAG
- a CDS encoding MerR family transcriptional regulator — protein MTRSQVMTIAEVVAATRLPTSTLRFYEREGLIRSVARDGAGRRVYAQDILARLAVVELGKQAGFTIAEVSGCVDPETGMPGRGWRELAGAKLVELEARIAEAERARDMLVHALECRGAFTECPEFRDSVRAQIRAMRGRHTAR, from the coding sequence ATGACCCGCTCCCAGGTGATGACGATCGCCGAGGTCGTCGCGGCGACCCGGCTGCCGACCTCGACGCTGCGGTTCTACGAGCGCGAGGGCCTGATCAGGTCGGTGGCCAGGGACGGTGCCGGGCGGCGCGTGTACGCGCAGGACATCCTGGCCCGGCTGGCCGTGGTGGAGCTGGGCAAGCAGGCCGGGTTCACCATCGCCGAGGTGTCGGGCTGCGTGGACCCCGAGACCGGGATGCCCGGCCGGGGCTGGCGCGAGCTGGCCGGGGCGAAGCTGGTGGAGCTGGAGGCGCGGATCGCCGAGGCAGAACGAGCCAGGGACATGCTCGTGCACGCGCTGGAGTGCCGGGGCGCGTTCACCGAGTGCCCGGAGTTCCGCGACAGCGTGCGAGCGCAGATCAGAGCGATGCGCGGTCGCCACACCGCCCGGTGA
- a CDS encoding peptidylprolyl isomerase: MTNVKLHTTHGEIVLELDAEKAPKSVANFLEYVKNGHYDGTIFHRVIKGFMIQGGGFEPGMSQKPTGTPVENEATNGLKNNHYTVAMARTPNPHSATAQFFINTSDNDFLNHSAPTAQGWGYAVFGKVTDGQSTVDSIAGVRTGNAGGHQDVPVEDVVITKAEVL, encoded by the coding sequence ATGACCAACGTCAAGCTGCACACCACCCACGGCGAGATCGTCCTCGAACTGGACGCCGAGAAGGCGCCCAAGTCGGTGGCGAACTTCCTCGAGTACGTGAAGAACGGGCACTACGACGGCACGATCTTCCACCGCGTGATCAAGGGCTTCATGATCCAGGGCGGCGGCTTCGAGCCGGGCATGTCGCAGAAGCCGACCGGGACGCCGGTGGAGAACGAGGCCACCAACGGCCTGAAGAACAACCACTACACGGTGGCCATGGCCCGCACGCCGAACCCGCACTCGGCCACCGCGCAGTTCTTCATCAACACCTCCGACAACGACTTCCTCAACCACAGCGCGCCGACCGCGCAGGGCTGGGGCTACGCGGTGTTCGGCAAGGTGACCGACGGCCAGTCCACTGTGGACAGCATCGCGGGCGTGCGCACCGGCAACGCCGGTGGCCACCAGGACGTTCCGGTCGAGGACGTGGTCATCACCAAGGCCGAGGTGCTCTGA
- a CDS encoding NADPH-dependent F420 reductase, protein MRIGILGTGTLASALAESWARAGHDIEIGGRSPAKALAIAEKVGGRAVQPREVVRDKDAVLLAVSWAGIEDVLRGAGAADGTLRGTPLIEPTNAVEHGVGVLLTETSAAQRVAELAPGAHVVKAFHLFAADQWTKPDAEPVTVAMCGDDTEAVRVVSELVRDAGGNPAVLGPLSRARQLEEAARFVIGLAFSGFDPNSAVPRVG, encoded by the coding sequence ATGCGAATCGGAATTCTGGGAACGGGAACGCTGGCGTCGGCTCTCGCGGAGAGCTGGGCCCGCGCGGGGCACGACATCGAGATCGGCGGACGGTCACCGGCCAAGGCGCTGGCGATCGCCGAGAAGGTCGGCGGACGCGCGGTGCAGCCCCGGGAAGTGGTGCGGGACAAGGACGCCGTGCTGCTCGCCGTGTCCTGGGCGGGGATCGAGGACGTGCTCCGCGGCGCGGGGGCGGCGGACGGCACGCTGCGCGGAACGCCGCTGATCGAACCGACGAACGCCGTCGAGCACGGGGTCGGCGTGCTGCTGACCGAGACCTCCGCCGCGCAACGCGTCGCCGAGCTGGCGCCCGGCGCGCACGTGGTGAAGGCGTTCCACCTGTTCGCCGCCGACCAGTGGACCAAGCCGGACGCCGAGCCGGTGACCGTCGCGATGTGCGGCGACGACACGGAGGCGGTGCGGGTGGTCTCCGAACTGGTGCGGGACGCCGGTGGGAATCCGGCGGTGTTGGGACCGCTGAGCCGCGCTCGGCAGCTGGAGGAGGCCGCACGTTTCGTGATCGGCCTGGCGTTCTCCGGTTTCGACCCCAACTCCGCCGTTCCCCGCGTGGGCTGA
- a CDS encoding winged helix-turn-helix transcriptional regulator, giving the protein MADCYELVADCRLRAATDLFSHTWNPVVLAALSQAPRRRVELRASIGGISDKVLSETLRRLLGHGLIERRSYAEAPPRVEYALTALGRSLVDGPMRALADWTLEHGDDLIP; this is encoded by the coding sequence ATGGCCGACTGCTACGAGCTGGTCGCGGACTGCCGGCTCCGCGCGGCGACCGACCTGTTCTCCCACACGTGGAACCCCGTGGTGCTCGCCGCGCTGAGCCAGGCGCCGCGGCGGCGGGTGGAGCTGCGCGCCTCGATCGGCGGGATCAGCGACAAGGTGCTCAGCGAGACGCTGCGCCGCCTGCTCGGTCACGGCCTGATCGAGCGCCGCTCCTACGCCGAGGCGCCGCCGCGGGTGGAGTACGCGCTGACGGCGCTCGGGCGGAGCCTGGTCGACGGGCCGATGCGCGCCCTCGCGGACTGGACGCTGGAGCACGGCGACGACCTCATCCCGTGA
- a CDS encoding DMT family transporter, producing MNWLILVGAGLVEVAWSQSIKPTQNFTRPLPTLVSLLLMAAAVLLLSIAMNSIPVGTAYAVFTGIGAVGAILLGVLVNQDPMSLGRVLALAMITGGIVLARLTG from the coding sequence GTGAACTGGCTGATCCTCGTCGGCGCGGGCCTGGTCGAAGTGGCCTGGTCGCAGAGCATCAAGCCGACGCAGAACTTCACCCGCCCGCTGCCGACACTGGTCAGCCTGCTGCTCATGGCGGCCGCGGTGCTGCTGCTGTCGATCGCGATGAACTCGATCCCGGTCGGCACCGCCTACGCCGTGTTCACCGGCATCGGCGCGGTCGGAGCCATCCTCCTGGGAGTGCTGGTGAACCAGGATCCGATGAGCCTCGGACGGGTCCTCGCGCTCGCGATGATCACGGGAGGGATCGTGCTCGCACGTCTCACGGGATGA
- a CDS encoding FMN-dependent NADH-azoreductase, with translation MSTLLHLDASARSGSISRRLSRAYADTWRAANPAGQYRYRDLAADPVPHITEAWTQLCDHVLANGITDIGRYREAVRTPEQREAWQVLEPLLDELVAADVVLIGTPMYNFSIPSALKAWIDQVTFPKMSLRGRTFVVTSARGGAYGPGTPREPFDHQERYLRDFFLGHFDIEDVRFINAELVNATIDPALAHRLDQHTASLDAALRAAVTL, from the coding sequence ATGTCCACTTTGTTGCACCTCGACGCCAGTGCCCGCAGCGGCTCGATCTCCCGGCGGCTCTCCCGGGCGTACGCCGACACCTGGCGGGCGGCCAACCCCGCAGGTCAGTACCGCTACCGCGACCTCGCCGCCGACCCCGTCCCGCACATCACCGAGGCGTGGACGCAGCTGTGCGACCACGTGCTGGCCAACGGGATCACCGACATCGGCCGCTACCGGGAGGCCGTGCGCACCCCGGAGCAGCGGGAGGCGTGGCAGGTCCTCGAACCCCTGCTCGACGAACTCGTCGCGGCGGACGTCGTGCTGATCGGCACGCCGATGTACAACTTCTCCATCCCGTCCGCGCTCAAGGCGTGGATCGACCAGGTGACCTTCCCGAAGATGTCCCTCAGGGGCCGGACGTTCGTGGTCACGAGCGCGCGCGGCGGCGCGTACGGGCCGGGCACACCGCGCGAGCCCTTCGACCACCAGGAGCGCTACCTGCGGGACTTCTTCCTGGGCCACTTCGACATCGAGGACGTGCGCTTCATCAACGCCGAACTCGTCAACGCCACGATCGACCCCGCGCTGGCGCACCGGCTGGACCAGCACACCGCGTCACTCGACGCCGCGTTAAGGGCGGCGGTGACACTGTGA
- a CDS encoding TetR/AcrR family transcriptional regulator: protein MERADAARNRARILAAAAEVFAAKPPHEVTMDEIAKAAGVGRGTLYRRYPDRASIAVALLDEHERVLQEQLMRGDPPLGPGAPPAERLAAFYAAMVELLENHRHLVLGSEVGRSRFETGAYGFWRTHVRSLLVAAEVREPDALVEVLLAPLAPEVYGYQRDDRGLSPEQVVGALSRLTAVLGPVTRAQIP, encoded by the coding sequence ATGGAGAGAGCAGACGCCGCGCGCAACCGGGCCCGCATCCTCGCGGCGGCGGCCGAGGTGTTCGCCGCCAAGCCGCCGCACGAGGTCACCATGGACGAGATCGCCAAGGCCGCGGGTGTCGGCAGGGGCACGCTCTACCGCCGCTACCCGGACCGCGCCTCGATCGCCGTCGCGCTGCTCGACGAGCACGAGCGCGTTCTCCAGGAACAGTTGATGCGCGGCGACCCCCCGCTCGGTCCCGGCGCCCCGCCCGCGGAGCGACTGGCTGCGTTCTACGCGGCGATGGTCGAACTCCTGGAGAACCACCGGCACCTGGTGCTCGGCAGTGAGGTCGGCCGTTCGCGGTTCGAGACCGGCGCCTACGGGTTCTGGCGGACGCACGTCCGCTCGCTGCTGGTCGCCGCCGAGGTCCGGGAGCCGGACGCGTTGGTGGAGGTCCTGCTGGCGCCACTGGCTCCGGAGGTCTACGGCTACCAACGGGACGACCGGGGACTCAGCCCGGAGCAGGTCGTCGGCGCGCTCAGTCGGCTAACCGCGGTGCTAGGACCCGTCACCCGTGCGCAGATTCCATAA
- a CDS encoding HNH endonuclease signature motif containing protein — protein MAQRKALAVRDKGCAFPGCDRPPGWTEAHHVWHWIDGGPTDLDNLVLLCVHHHHVMHEQEWTIIFEHGIPSFIPPRWIDVEQKPLRNIRVDYPLTL, from the coding sequence GTGGCCCAGCGCAAGGCATTGGCGGTGCGGGACAAGGGATGCGCCTTCCCCGGATGTGATCGGCCACCGGGGTGGACGGAAGCACACCACGTCTGGCACTGGATCGACGGCGGACCCACCGACCTCGACAACCTCGTCCTGCTCTGCGTGCATCACCACCACGTCATGCACGAGCAGGAATGGACGATCATCTTCGAGCACGGGATACCCAGCTTCATCCCACCACGCTGGATCGACGTCGAGCAGAAACCCCTGCGCAACATCAGGGTCGACTATCCCCTGACGCTCTGA
- a CDS encoding ArsR/SmtB family transcription factor — MGRTPAHPDVAQFDLQQILEALVDPVRRSIVSQLVASGTDIKCGDFDIPVSKSTATHHFNVLREAGLIRQYYVGTARMNALRRDDMDAAFPGLITAITP, encoded by the coding sequence ATGGGACGCACCCCGGCACATCCCGACGTCGCGCAGTTCGACCTCCAGCAGATCCTGGAAGCCCTGGTCGACCCGGTGCGGCGGAGCATCGTCAGCCAGCTCGTGGCCTCCGGGACCGACATCAAGTGCGGCGACTTCGACATCCCGGTCAGCAAGTCCACCGCCACCCACCACTTCAACGTCCTGCGCGAGGCCGGCCTGATCCGGCAGTACTACGTGGGCACGGCGCGGATGAACGCGCTCCGCCGCGACGACATGGACGCGGCGTTCCCCGGGCTGATCACCGCGATCACCCCGTAG